The Panulirus ornatus isolate Po-2019 chromosome 36, ASM3632096v1, whole genome shotgun sequence genomic sequence GTGTCGCCGCCCTCGTCAATTATTATGCCACTCACCTCACGAGTGAACCTCTCGATGTTCCAGCGTCAATGAAACTGCTCTTCAAGGCCCTTCATGATCCAGCCGATACTTCTACCACACGACTATTAGCAAGACTTAAACACTTGACAATGAACACCAGAAATAAACTCTCCAACATTACCAAGCAAGAAGGACAATCAAAAGACCATACTCTACTTCCGGATGACGCGTTGGACAAACCCAAGAAGAGAAACTTTAAGGCGGCGCCGAAGACCCCAGGTATTTCACTAGAGGGTGAGGCGTGGACAACTCCTGTGTCCAAACAAGAGACTTATACATTCTCCCAAAACATCGCAGGTGCACGGCCAAAGGCCTTCACGTCATCCTGATACTGGTGATGCACAAGGAGAACAATCACCAATGCATGGGCAAGGCAGCACAGCCGACGCAGTCTTGAGGCTTCTACCAATACCCTATTACATGACACAGTCCAGTCCTGTCCATCACTCCCAGCCGGCCAATGGTTAGCACCTGCGAGGCCAAAAAGGCCTCACAACCGCAACCATCTTTTACTTGCGCCTCATGGGAACACGGCACTTTACATGTAGGCGCTGCCTCCCTCAGTCACCACAACCCTACCTTCAGTAAAGATGTATTAAGGGCAACGAACTACAAGAAGTACAGTGTCGTCAAGGAACTCATTTCAAAGGGGTCCATCGCCTCTCTGATCTTGTTTGACGGGTTGCCTcgaagcagcagcaccacaccataAAAGGGCTCATGTGgatgattgaaaagaaaaaattacgaaTTTACTGAGTTTAAAACCACTTGTTAAGCAAGATTTAACTTAAGAAGCTTAAAAATTATTGCATCAAGGTTCTACACTGATCACAAGATAGGAAGAAACCTGTAAAATTTCGCACGTTTTGATTTCAAAATGAAATCTTACACTCATTTTACACAGGTATATTGTATAAGGACAAGTACAAACTGGCATTCAGTTTTTACGTTTCTACTGAAGACATTTTTCATTATCGTTTTGCATGTATATCTTTACTTTTTATGTTCTCTATTTCAAGAACTGCAGTTTAAAAAATAATTAGATATACATTTGCTTATTTTCTCCCTTTTCAATTAATTATTTCATTCATCTCAATGCTTTCACTTTCGAATGATAAGAACCATGCTACAGCACAGTATTGCTAGATGAATAACATCAACCAAATGTACCTATGTATACGTACTATTACCTCACGTTTACAACACAATGACATTCCTGGGGATAAAGGAACGGTTTGAATACAGAGAGTGTCTTAGCTTAGTGTGATTAGGTCTACCATTGCACTGTAAAAGTGTGTAGGCCAAGAGTCTACTGACTCTGCTGTTTCATCTTAGGTGTAAAACAGGGGGTAGAGCTAGAGTGTGCTGACTCTGCTGTTTCATTTGAGGTGTGACTTGGGTTTCAAGCCACAAGGAATCATTGTAACTTAGCCTCAATGAAAGCTGTGAAGAGCCGAGCCGAGCGCACACACCACACCTATGCTATTAATGGCACCCCGAGATCGGGCTGTCATTGACAAAACACAAGTAAACTTCTCTCCCTataaatcacaaatagtaatcatacataCCCTAAAGCAGAGGCCATACATAAAATGAGAGCGTGACAAGTCCAAGAATTAATTTGAACATTTGAAGGtgttcatttgaaaaaaaaaaaaaaaatggtaaaaaaactGACGTTGTCGGGTAAATGACCTGGAGCCCTAAAGAACCAATTGATATGAAaccatcgatttttttttttacagatattcATTGTTAACATCGTTGTTTATCTTCATACGTTATCAAGCTACGTATGAAACCTCGTTATAGGACATTCCATTAGCAATAATCAAAGCGAGGGATACGAAAGAATGGGGTCCAAACGGGCACAAAACTCCCAACCTGCATTGTTTAACTCGTATCTTATCTGTTGATCAGTGATAAGAGTACGTCAATACAGTGTATAACCATCGTTATCCAAATTTGTTTAATATACTTTGAATAAACACTGACGTTTCTCTGCTCTAGTTTCACTTACAATACttcactaaagaaaaaaaaaaaaaaagcttctgaCGATTACGTTCTTGAAGCACACAGTAGCAAAAAACATTTCTTTGATAATAAGACAATTCATATTCCGCACATTTAAGCCTATGATAAGCACCATAGCCCATTAAACTGGATACATTTGAGCTTAACCGTAATGCATTACAAAAATAAAGTTGAACTTAGCTTTGACTCAAAAATTATCAGTGAATTGTAAAAGATTAATGTCATCATTACCTGGTTGAGGAAAATCACAAAATGTAGTGAACTGCAATAAAAAATAATGCCTGAATCATtcaaaaaacatcaaaaacaatttcaaccaaaccaaacccaagaAACCTCATCTAAAATTCGCCGGATGTCGAAAACGGCAAAAATACCAATTATATTACGGAATTAACATTATAACTGCATAAATGTTGAGAATGTCAAATGTAAATAATTATATAGGGGGTACCTGGAAGGGGCAGGCTAGGCTATGCCATGGCGGCGCAGCTGTTTACCCTGTTGTTGTTGGAGCTTCAAACATGGCCGACGTACAGGACGACGACCAGTGGCTCTACGGTGACGAGAAGGACGAGtctaaagaagagggagagataaaCGATAAAACTACAAACGAAACACAGAAAACAGCTCAAGTATAAAATTATTTTATCACGTATTGTTGGATATGCAGCACCCATACATGGAATTTACTTAGGGAGGAATGTAAACAAGTGACCAGTACCTCAGTGTGAAGTACTTTCTGATTTTATTCATCTCAGGAATTAACCGTTGCTTTAGACATCCGGGTAAAATTCGAGTTGAGAGGACGTGATAAATAAGAATGAGGTGCGACCAGTTGAACATTTGTGCAATATGtacttatttatatacatatatatgtattggaagtGGAACTATATCTTCCTTGCTTATAATGAACATAAgtatgcaaaatatatataactacatGATTGTAACAACGGATTATATGCTTGGATGTGATGCATTACTGACTCAATGTTGCATTTGTAATGGAAATAAATAATAGTATAAAGCACACTTGTCATTCCTTATTGTAGCAATATCGATTCTTAAAGAGCAGAACACTCACATTAACCCTAGAAAACGCACGTCCGTCTTACATAATATACCGTAAAGATTTATATTAATGGCACAGTCTTCTTACTAAAATGGAAAATGTGAGGATTGTGTTAAGATGCTTTACTTTTGTCTGATGCTATGTCAAAATTTATATTTTGTAAAGTATGAGAACATTTTCCATGTATGTAAAAATTCGAAAACATTTATAAAGCAGTCTTTTGACAAATTTCTCAGGAATAATGCATTTTATTATCCATTTAATACAATATCGTTAATGCTGATACAACTTTTTTTGTATACTGACTTAGTAGTACTAGCAAATGATTTACTTTATATGGAGAACATCATGACTTGCATCAAACTACAGGTTTACCTATATCTTGAAGGGAGATTTAATTGCTTTATGGAAATAATTGCAGATCTACATTTTCTCAAATAAGATACAATTGTTTGGTTTAGATTTTGACATCTAACAAGCATTTCCTTAAACCAGTGTAGGTTTTCAAAGGCATGATTCAGACTTCAAAGTCATGAATCATCATGTGATTTGAATGGCAGGTCATCAAATGAGTGCTAATTTTTGCAAGTTTTGCACAAGCAATAAAATTCTTTGGAAATTTGTATTGATGCTGTCAGTTGGTAATGATAGGTTTATCATAAAAACTTGCACTCTCTAGAAGTAATCATGGTGTAAAAATGGGTCACAAGGGTCATTCACTCTTCCATGTTACAAAATATTTTGGTTATGTATTTCCATTTTATTGTGATTTTCGTCTATCAAAGGTTCATTGTAGGTATTGGAGACAAATTTGTTAATGACTGTGCCACTCACAGTGAGCTTTGTTAGAAACCACTACGAAAATAACGGGAATTCAAACGGCATCGttccactgggtccttttgagaaAACTTATGTATGGACAAACCCTGCAGCAAATAGTCTTTAACATGTGTACCACAAAAGACAAGAAATAGGAATAACTATTCCTGAATGCTGAACAAGATTTTTACCTTAAAAAAATTAGTAAACCCTTACATCATTCTGTCAACAAAATTTCTTTATCCACTGTTTGTAGTTACAGTCTTTTAAACACAATGGAAAAGGCTTGAATTGTTTTTAatctataaatatgtatacatatgtacattatacTGTATATTGCATTCAATTATTTGCCATATATTGCTCTATTGCTAATTGTAATTTAGTTATGAGGTGCACAGATGTAAGACATTTTCATGCTGATTTAGAGAGGAAAATTAACATAATCCATATTTTATAACTTTCAAAAGCCTAATAAATATTTCTCTGTGTGATGGCAGTCCTTTGATGGATAAATTTAAAAGGTCTGTAATAGGTCACGGCATTTGTAGGGGGAAAAGTATTGTATTGTAATATGGTAAAGACTGTTCTTGTTGGCTACTTTTTGAAAAGAGAAACAGGTTACATGTTAGTGAGTTATATAtactattgtgtgtgtatatatatatatatatatatatatatatatatatatattttgatggaGTATTTGATATTGCTACTTTTGTTACAGGAAGATGAACAAAACAAAGGCACTCcaatggaagagggtgaaggggAAGCAGAAAAGGACAAAGAAGGAGAGGataaaggagagaaaggtttgttcAGCATTGATTGACATGCTATCTATTCATCTACATAATGGATGAGGTGAATGGCTGTTTTGATTGTTAGTATTTGTATTTCTGTACCTTTTGTGCCCCACCTATgcgagatagcatcaggaacgtATATATACTTATAGCAGTTACTTATATTACAGAATATTTTTAAATATCAATAAGGATAAGCATGTTTCAGAATTTAGTTCATGAACCAGAAAGATCTTAGATGACAATATAAACCAGATAGAATGTTTCTTCATTTCAAAGATGTCActcaaagaaaaataatagataTTAGAGATGAATTGTTACATTTCATTCAAAGTGATCCTTGTGGGTTGGTTGACCAGGTTTCTTTCTGTCAAAAATTCTTTCACTGCTCAGAGCCTGTCTGAATTTGCTCATCACACTTGGTGTACCTCTTATCTTATCAGAATATTTAACAGAAATGCTTTCATTATTATAATGTTACAGACAAAGAAGGTGACAAGGAGGATGGTGAGAAGGGAGACGAagacagcagtgatgatgatgatttaaccaTTACCATTGGTGCTATCAAGACTCAACCAGACATCATTCAGGCCCCAACCCACTCTGCTAGGTTCCAGCCAAAGGTAGTTTTCCTCCTTGTGTAACATTAGTGGAAAGAGGAAAAGACATTGCTTGAGTGAGAGTGGATGAAGAGATGCAGTGTTAGAGACATAATTAATAGCTGTTGGGTTTTGCCAGAATATTTTTGAAAGATGAGCTTGTGAATGCTGTTCTTTTCTTATGGGCAAGCATTGTTTAACAGATTGCTGTATTAGTGTTGAATGggtaatggttttttttttttttttttttttttttacatttgaggtgtgtatgagaaaagaaaaaggcttttGAGATTGGATTCTATTGAATTTTCTTCCTTATGCTGGCATAGCTGCTTAGAGTTAGATAAGTAGGCTTATGTTCTCAAACATGTAAAAAATTCCTTCTGTATAAAAACTTACGTTATTTCTTTAAAGTATAGTACTGGGAGTGATGCAGTTAGACTTTAAATAAAAGTTGCCCAAAAGCTAATGGCTTTTTGCTCTGTATTGTTATACGTTATATAATTTTAGAGAATTTTTGTTTTGTGTATTTTTCTATACCTTTTCAAGTTGTGCCTGATCTGTAACTTCCATTCGTCAAAATAATATTAGAGCAGTTATATTACATGTCCTCATTTGTTCTTGCTGCATTATGGATTGATCCCTCCTAGTAGAAGGTAATGCTGTACCTATTTGATAGCTAAATCAGTGTGCAGAATTGTATGGCATAAGTATTATAGCTGTGATGCTTTTCCAGCATGAAAAAGTGTATGAAGAGTAAATGGAGGAAACAATTGCTTGGATATacagatactgaaaaaaaattcaGCTTAATTATAAGATAAAGTTATCAGTGCAACATACTTATTCtcagaaatattttgaaacattttcttttttctgcagGCTGCTCCCACAACAGGATTGAAGGATGAAGATTTCACTTCTCCAGGGAAAGTTAATGGAGTACCCATAACTGAATTCAACATTGCTGACTTGGAAGATAAACCATGGAGGTAATTGTATTACTAATGAAATACAAATTTTATATTAAATTCTTATAAAGGATATTTGCTTTATAGAAGTTGCTTCCTTTTTTATCCCACAAGTCTAAACACTACTGTACATATGATTCCACTCTCATATCCCACAGTGCCATTTCTTCGACCACATAGCCATTTTTTTCATAACTTCTCTCTAACAATTTTCCTCTTTTGTAGTTTGTGTATTTATAAACAACCCACTTCAAGAGAGGCTAACTTTCTTATGAAATTGCATTCAATGATTCTTTGAACCAGGTATACTGATCTGTGATCTCTTATTTAACAACCATTTATATACTGATTGGACTTCAAGTATAATCATTTCCAATTacagtaaatatatacataattgcttTATATAATATAGTGAAATCAACTTACAGATTTTCTAGTTTCCAGGGATGTTATTGATCATTAAAAGAAGTAGGAATTATCAAGAGGTTTCTATATGTAATAGATGTGGAGAAAGTTTGTTGCAGAAATGTTGAAAGATTTTACAAAGGCCTACACCAGTGCTTTAAAAATTGAGAAGTAAATTGTATACAGCTGCATCAATTAAAGAAGTAAATTTTATGTTTTCAGAAAACCTGGAGCTGATATCTCTGATTACTTTAACTATGGCTTTAATGAGGAAACATGGTTCAAATACTGTGAGCGTCAGAAACGGATGAGGATCTCGGAGTCAGGTGCTGGGTTGACTGGCCTTGGTATTAGTGTTACAAAGGTTAGTTAAGAAGCACTCTGTTTGTTTATAAACTTAGGAATGGTACATAAGGTGACACTGAATTCCCTCTGCTTATGGTcgagtgaaaagttacttttGGCAAGGTTGTGTCATCTAAGTACAATCTCACTGAAGAACTTCCCTTTTTAGATGAGTACATCCTTTTTCTGTCATTGAGTACACTGCAGGCTTAAAGCTGCAAGAACCCCTAGAGAAGGGGTCCTAGGgcaatgtaataatgataattgaataaaattaaaaaaaaaaaaaaaataaaaaaaaaaaactaaaaaaaaaaaaataaaaaaaaaaaaaaatctaaaaaaaaaaaaaaaataaaaaaaaaaaaaaaaaaaaaaaaaaaataaaaaaataaataaaaaaaaaaaaaaaaaaaaaaataaaaaaaaaaaaaaaaaaaaaaattaaaaaaaaaaaaaaaaaaataataaaaaaaaaaaaaaaaaaaaaaaaaatataaaaaaaaaaaaaaaaaaaataaaattaaaaaaaaataaaaaaaaaaaaaaaaaaaaaaaaaaaaaaaaaataaaaaaaaaaaaaaaaaaaaaaaaaaaaaaaaaaaaaaaaaaaaaaaaaaaaataaaattaaaaaaaaaaaaaaaaaataaaaaaaaaaaaaaaaaaaaaaaaaaaaaaaaaaaaaaaaaaaaaaattaaaaaaaaatcaaaaaataaaaaaataaaaaaaaaaaaaaaaaaaaaaaaaaataaaaaaaaaaaaaataaaaaaaaaaaaaaaaaaaaaaaaaaaaaaataaaaataaaaaaaaaaaaaaaaaaaaaaaaaaaaaaaaaaaaaaaaaaaaaaaaaaaaaaaaaaaaaaattaaaaataaaaaaaaaaaaaaaaaaaaaaaaaaaaaaaaa encodes the following:
- the LOC139760431 gene encoding uncharacterized protein, with amino-acid sequence MADVQDDDQWLYGDEKDESKEEGEINDKTTNETQKTAQEDEQNKGTPMEEGEGEAEKDKEGEDKGEKDKEGDKEDGEKGDEDSSDDDDLTITIGAIKTQPDIIQAPTHSARFQPKAAPTTGLKDEDFTSPGKVNGVPITEFNIADLEDKPWRKPGADISDYFNYGFNEETWFKYCERQKRMRISESGAGLTGLGISVTKKYLAPTNFIISFICVSFHYFARFGGNPYGDAYYPGDPAFYGGPAFENPPPWGPGGQPPLNQNNWEGPGGGPPNVTPVSSGPSYFDEDSVGASSTPAEPEEERHRSRRSHRSRSRSPSRHRHSSRHARSRSRSPSHRHKRKKSKRERDAD